A window from Eretmochelys imbricata isolate rEreImb1 chromosome 23, rEreImb1.hap1, whole genome shotgun sequence encodes these proteins:
- the C23H13orf46 gene encoding uncharacterized protein C13orf46 homolog, whose amino-acid sequence MMGPLISVTVCLGSARHDGPPISVTVCLGSARHDEPLILVTVCLGSARRDGPLISVTVCLGSARRDGPPVSVTVCLGSARHDEPLISVTVCLGSARHDEPPISVTVCLGSARHDGPLISVTVCLGSARHDEPPISVTVCLGSARRDGPPISVTVCLGSARRDGPPVSVTVCLGSARRNGPLISVTVCLGSARHDEPPVSVTVCLGSARRDGPLISVTVCLGSARHDEPPVSVTVCLGSARHDEPLISVTVCLGSAWHDGAPDLSHCVSGQRLARRAPDLSHCVSGQRLA is encoded by the coding sequence atgatggggcccctgatctcggtcactgtgtgtctgggcagcgcccggcacgacgggcccccgatctcggtcactgtgtgtctgggcagcgcccggcacgacgagCCCCTGATCttggtcactgtgtgtctgggcagcgcccggcgcgacgggcccctgatctcggtcactgtgtgtctgggcagcgcccggcgcgacgggccCCCggtctcggtcactgtgtgtctgggcagtgcccggcacgACGAgcccctgatctcggtcactgtgtgtctgggcagcgcccggcacgacgagcccccgatctcggtcactgtgtgtctgggcagcgcccggcacgacgggcccctgatctcggtcactgtgtgtctgggcagcgcccggcacgacgagcccccgatctcggtcactgtgtgtctgggcagcgcccggcgcgacgggcccccgatctcggtcactgtctgtctgggcagcgcccggcgcgacgggccCCCggtctcggtcactgtgtgtctgggcagcgcccggcgcaacgggcccctgatctcggtcactgtctgtctgggcagcgcccggcacgacgagCCCCCggtctcggtcactgtgtgtctgggcagcgcccggcgcgacgggcccctgatctcggtcactgtctgtctgggcagcgcccggcacgacgagCCCCCggtctcggtcactgtgtgtctgggcagcgcccggcacgacgagcccctgatctcagtcactgtgtgtctgggcagcgcctggcatgatggggcccctgatctcagtcactgtgtgtctgggcagcgcctggcacgacgagcccctgatctcagtcactgtgtgtctgggcagcgcctggcatga